A window of Candidatus Nezhaarchaeales archaeon contains these coding sequences:
- a CDS encoding HD domain-containing protein translates to MKPESDGVFKAIIEKVKPYFKEGVGGHDWLHVERVYNLCVRIGMKEGADLDVVRAAAILHDVGIPMEIKRGVNHAEEGVKIALKILKEAGFPADKVDQVVYA, encoded by the coding sequence TTGAAGCCTGAGAGCGATGGGGTTTTTAAAGCGATAATCGAAAAGGTTAAACCCTACTTTAAGGAGGGGGTTGGAGGTCACGATTGGCTTCACGTTGAACGCGTCTATAACCTTTGCGTTAGAATAGGTATGAAGGAGGGCGCCGACCTAGACGTAGTAAGGGCGGCGGCCATACTTCACGACGTTGGAATACCTATGGAAATTAAGCGGGGGGTTAACCATGCGGAGGAGGGTGTGAAAATAGCCCTTAAAATCCTTAAGGAGGCCGGCTTCCCGGCGGATAAGGTAGATCAGGTGGTTTACGCTTGA
- a CDS encoding helix-turn-helix domain-containing protein → MTGERAAEPLQAGLTLTVNFGNPWKIMIPNELLAMLSEEAKRTVMDGAVNDIQRFKVLIEELHWHKGVSVRKLSKRLGVPFTTLWRWMRYEMNVKIRDNVTALQLVKTGRYKYPKRDFDGNDAERLKLWYFVHTDGSVIQNGQQVQVILRTPDPYLALLFKEVFGRYGHVGVGPYRDDKENYVWMLWVLLPLKIYWWLLKRRTPTPIDNNVKLYSVLSIAIDTEGSVYTCNRKGRKTAQFAVVIYNEKVYVVEALYEALKRYGYRVHLYATLKGTATYYGHLKDNCYHIKVRAKACVKHLLENVKLTPPHKRLKALLIRYALSEPSKPVYWSSIEPMYSEIEAFHEEMLEESRLIVKNLHESWRALTEKRKRKQITRTQYEGEREKLRAQAWKALETLKERYDERFKELERRFEAYFRARKPLRPSDLVPVNI, encoded by the coding sequence GTGACGGGGGAAAGGGCCGCAGAACCCCTCCAAGCAGGGTTAACGTTAACGGTGAACTTCGGCAACCCTTGGAAAATAATGATACCAAACGAGTTATTAGCGATGCTCTCTGAGGAAGCGAAGAGGACGGTGATGGACGGGGCGGTTAACGATATCCAGCGCTTTAAAGTGTTAATTGAGGAATTACACTGGCATAAGGGCGTATCGGTGAGAAAGTTGTCGAAGCGCCTCGGCGTACCGTTTACTACGCTGTGGAGGTGGATGAGGTATGAAATGAACGTTAAAATACGTGATAATGTAACGGCGTTACAGTTGGTGAAAACGGGAAGGTATAAGTATCCTAAGCGTGACTTCGACGGCAACGATGCGGAAAGGCTCAAGTTATGGTACTTTGTGCACACCGATGGAAGTGTAATACAGAATGGCCAACAGGTGCAAGTAATACTGAGGACGCCTGACCCGTACTTGGCGCTCCTCTTCAAGGAGGTTTTTGGCAGGTACGGGCACGTGGGCGTGGGACCGTACAGGGATGACAAAGAAAACTACGTGTGGATGTTATGGGTTTTACTGCCGCTTAAGATCTACTGGTGGCTTCTTAAGCGGCGCACTCCAACACCTATAGATAACAACGTAAAGCTTTACAGCGTGCTCAGCATAGCCATCGACACCGAAGGCTCAGTGTATACATGCAACCGTAAAGGAAGAAAAACCGCGCAGTTCGCGGTTGTTATATACAATGAGAAGGTATACGTTGTTGAGGCGCTGTATGAAGCGCTTAAGCGGTATGGGTACAGAGTGCACCTTTACGCAACGCTTAAAGGAACCGCAACATATTACGGCCACCTCAAGGACAACTGCTACCACATTAAAGTACGCGCTAAAGCTTGCGTTAAACACCTTCTAGAGAACGTTAAGCTAACGCCTCCGCATAAGCGGCTTAAGGCACTTTTAATCAGGTATGCCTTAAGTGAGCCGAGTAAACCAGTATATTGGAGCAGTATCGAACCGATGTACAGTGAGATTGAAGCCTTTCACGAGGAGATGCTGGAAGAAAGTAGGCTTATCGTAAAGAACCTTCACGAGTCGTGGCGAGCACTAACAGAAAAACGTAAGCGGAAGCAGATCACACGTACACAATACGAAGGGGAAAGAGAAAAACTTAGAGCTCAAGCGTGGAAAGCGCTTGAAACGTTAAAGGAAAGGTATGATGAAAGGTTTAAGGAGCTTGAAAGACGCTTTGAGGCTTACTTCCGAGCCCGAAAGCCCCTTAGACCTAGCGATTTAGTACCGGTTAACATTTAA
- a CDS encoding ZPR1 zinc finger domain-containing protein produces the protein MFMLYELEAYNGVIYLQSGVANMYVLPCPSCGREALVVNELVHDIPRFGKMLLVSMVCRFCGYRKSDVMSLEFKEPVRYEYRVSSVKDLSVRVIRSSTATIRIPELNAEIRPGPASEGFISNIEGVLHRIRDAVNLIIRSGEPEDVEKAQEVLRKMELALNGKLAFTLVLEDPYGNSYVGKADDST, from the coding sequence ATGTTTATGCTCTACGAGTTGGAGGCGTATAACGGGGTGATCTACCTGCAGAGTGGAGTCGCTAATATGTACGTATTGCCTTGTCCTTCCTGCGGTAGGGAGGCGCTGGTTGTAAACGAGCTAGTGCATGATATACCGCGCTTCGGTAAGATGCTCCTAGTCTCCATGGTCTGTAGGTTCTGCGGGTATAGGAAGAGCGATGTTATGAGTTTAGAGTTTAAGGAGCCGGTTAGATACGAGTATAGGGTGAGTAGCGTTAAGGATTTAAGCGTAAGGGTTATTCGGTCTTCGACGGCAACCATAAGAATACCGGAGCTAAACGCTGAAATACGCCCGGGCCCGGCTAGTGAAGGATTTATCTCGAATATTGAGGGCGTCCTACATAGGATTAGGGATGCCGTAAACCTGATCATTAGGAGCGGTGAACCGGAGGATGTGGAGAAGGCTCAGGAGGTCTTAAGGAAGATGGAGCTAGCTTTAAACGGTAAACTCGCCTTCACCCTAGTACTTGAAGACCCCTATGGGAATAGCTACGTCGGTAAGGCCGACGATTCGACGTAG